The following are encoded together in the Girardinichthys multiradiatus isolate DD_20200921_A chromosome X, DD_fGirMul_XY1, whole genome shotgun sequence genome:
- the LOC124862261 gene encoding nuclear factor interleukin-3-regulated protein-like — MLGMMFEDESQGMRGQQELSVLHAMDSPGVAASSEADGPLSFTDEAVSILTSSNLLARSLLGRTSAIKRKESPAATARRKREFIPQDKKDDSYWDKRRKNNEAAKRSREKRRVNDMVLESRVLALLEENARLRAELLALKFRFGLIKDPSNTQILPLAGASQHNVQNLTPQYYSHRGDAGPQTSPAPHPNNHLGQSSTRGSREAGNLSEDSGFSTPGGSSVGSPIFFEDRFGDHGKFSPHRVEELGYDLQHSPADVHHPAAVSVEKQDQVEVIKNLPHKLRFKTPGSGEGIDVGCDNTSARRSPPISTARREGPQEASKGLSGGEAGAGQSAGSWVQQLDGEACRRESQTPHYGASNAGCNVQSPPTPGQSEVQYQHENTYLKSQLSSLSEEVAQLKKLFTEQLMSKIN, encoded by the coding sequence ATGCTTGGCATGATGTTTGAGGATGAGTCTCAGGGTATGAGGGGCCAGCAGGAGTTATCTGTTCTCCATGCCATGGATTCACCTGGTGTAGCAGCTTCTAGTGAAGCTGATGGTCCTTTGTCCTTTACAGATGAGGCTGTATCCATACTGACCTCCAGCAACCTGCTGGCTCGCTCTCTGCTGGGTCGCACCTCAGCCATTAAACGTAAAGAGAGCCCTGCTGCCACTGCCCGACGCAAGCGCGAGTTCATCCCTCAGGACAAAAAGGACGACAGCTACTGGGACAAAAGGAGGAAGAACAATGAGGCAGCCAAACGTTCTCGGGAGAAGCGGCGAGTGAACGACATGGTCCTGGAGAGCCGGGTTCTCGCTCTGCTGGAGGAGAATGCCCGGCTTAGGGCGGAACTGCTGGCTCTGAAATTCCGCTTCGGTTTGATTAAAGATCCTTCCAACACACAAATTCTACCACTTGCTGGAGCTTCTCAGCACAATGTTCAAAACCTGACTCCTCAATATTATTCGCACAGAGGCGATGCAGGGCCTCAAACCTCCCCAGCACCACATCCCAACAACCACTTAGGGCAGTCAAGCACCAGGGGCTCTAGGGAGGCAGGTAACCTATCAGAGGATTCTGGGTTTTCTACACCAGGTGGGTCCAGTGTAGGCAGCCCCATCTTTTTTGAAGACCGCTTTGGTGACCATGGGAAATTTTCACCGCACAGAGTGGAAGAGTTAGGCTATGACCTCCAGCACTCACCTGCTGATGTCCACCACCCTGCAGCAGTCAGTGTTGAGAAGCAGGACCAAGTGGAAGTGATAAAAAACCTTCCTCACAAGCTACGTTTCAAGACACCTGGAAGCGGCGAGGGCATTGATGTTGGGTGCGATAATACCAGCGCCAGACGCAGCCCCCCTATCTCCACTGCAAGACGGGAAGGTCCTCAGGAGGCCAGTAAAGGACTGAGTGGAGGTGAAGCAGGAGCAGGGCAATCTGCCGGCTCCTGGGTTCAGCAACTGGACGGCGAGGCATGTAGGAGGGAGAGTCAGACTCCTCATTATGGTGCTTCTAATGCTGGCTGTAACGTCCAGTCTCCTCCCACGCCTGGCCAAAGTGAAGTCCAGTATCAGCATGAGAACACTTACCTGAAgtctcagctcagctctctctctgAAGAGGTGGCTCAGCTGAAGAAGcttttcacagaacagctcatGTCCAAAATCAACTGA